The Halobellus sp. MBLA0158 genome has a window encoding:
- a CDS encoding 5'-deoxyadenosine deaminase, with translation MLLAGTVVADPETVYEEGAVVVADDRIAAVGLRAEVEDAYPDHAVREFDLLAPGLVGGHVHSVQSLGRGIADDTALLEWLFEHVLPMEAGLGEREMRVAAELGYLELLESGTTTAIDHLSVRHADAAFEAAIDLGIRGRMGKVLMDKRAPEGLQEDTDAALDETERLVQAYHGAADGRIGYAVTPRFAVSCTEACLRGAREIADRYDGVRIHTHASENEEEVETVREDTGMRNIAWLDEVGLTGDDVVLAHCVHTTERERDILERTGTHVTYCPSSNMKLASGIAPVVDYLDRGIDVALGNDGPPCNNTLDPFTEMRQASLLQKVDRLDPEATPAQVVFEMATLGGARAAGFEKVGALREGWTADVIALDTDLTRATPLHDPLSHLVFAAHGDDVTFTMVDGEVVYDAAFGGLQTGDADAIRRRAREVAADLRE, from the coding sequence ATGCTGCTGGCAGGGACCGTCGTCGCCGATCCGGAGACCGTCTACGAGGAGGGCGCGGTCGTCGTCGCCGACGATCGCATCGCGGCCGTCGGTCTCCGAGCCGAGGTCGAAGACGCCTACCCCGACCACGCGGTCCGGGAGTTCGATCTCCTCGCGCCGGGGCTCGTCGGCGGCCACGTCCACTCGGTCCAGAGCCTCGGGCGGGGCATCGCCGACGACACCGCCCTCCTGGAGTGGCTCTTCGAACACGTCCTGCCGATGGAGGCCGGACTCGGCGAGCGGGAGATGCGCGTCGCCGCGGAACTCGGCTACCTGGAACTGCTGGAGAGCGGCACGACGACCGCGATCGACCACCTCTCGGTCCGCCACGCCGACGCCGCCTTCGAGGCCGCGATCGATCTCGGGATCCGCGGCCGGATGGGGAAGGTCCTGATGGACAAGCGCGCGCCCGAGGGCCTCCAAGAGGACACCGACGCCGCCCTCGACGAGACCGAGCGCCTCGTGCAGGCGTACCACGGCGCCGCCGACGGTCGGATCGGGTACGCCGTCACGCCGCGATTCGCCGTGAGCTGCACGGAGGCGTGCCTGCGCGGCGCCCGCGAGATCGCCGATCGGTACGACGGCGTCCGGATCCACACCCACGCCAGCGAGAACGAAGAGGAGGTCGAGACCGTCCGCGAGGACACGGGAATGCGGAACATCGCGTGGCTCGACGAGGTCGGGCTGACGGGCGACGACGTCGTGCTCGCCCACTGCGTCCACACGACAGAGCGCGAGCGCGACATCCTCGAACGGACGGGGACCCACGTCACGTACTGCCCGTCGTCGAACATGAAGCTCGCCTCCGGGATCGCGCCGGTCGTCGACTACCTCGACCGCGGGATCGACGTGGCGCTCGGCAACGACGGCCCGCCCTGCAACAACACGCTCGATCCCTTCACCGAGATGCGACAGGCCAGCCTGCTCCAGAAGGTCGACCGCCTGGATCCGGAGGCGACGCCCGCGCAGGTCGTCTTCGAGATGGCGACGCTCGGCGGCGCCCGCGCCGCGGGGTTCGAGAAGGTGGGTGCGCTCCGCGAGGGTTGGACGGCGGACGTCATCGCGCTCGACACCGACCTCACGCGCGCGACGCCGCTGCACGACCCCCTCTCGCACCTGGTCTTTGCGGCCCACGGCGACGACGTGACGTTCACGATGGTCGACGGCGAGGTCGTCTACGACGCGGCGTTCGGCGGCCTCCAGACCGGCGATGCCGACGCGATCCGCCGGCGGGCGCGGGAAGTCGCCGCCGACCTGCGCGAGTGA
- a CDS encoding Eco57I restriction-modification methylase domain-containing protein, which translates to MADSSALHDSLHSIAQQTDGDMSERDVENLFLEYGFYDALDYEGTGTDLRSEFTLPDDRRPDYITLDSNEAVTAVYEFKTTGRDLPPHESQLFHYMDYLRAEYGVLTNGEELRLYQRGEDRPLIVLSMGAVTESEARDLVSALQKREFDLTNPEDVNQFLEDLDPIPLDAQAALGQEHFFDTFRLEEGSPFADLVTGMMDLLEELRDDREAKFVKGAYDFWEATYASEPDEVPNSWEPFIDGNQSLRDFMFCLESGHALLARLLLAKATEDHDFFADTGYEGMDEYFRGLQGFGQSINLDAFPVAADNLIDDMQEQLVEGLFQDDIFVWWTDGYKEEISRHHETGASQFRAVARGRGDEGGITRISEATRNRFSRAVAELFFNVLRFDFADVEGDLLGDLYQRYFDPETRKALGEFYTPQPVIDYIMDGVGYERGVSNQRLIDPACGSGTFLVEAVERYLTDVERYEDDPDWKEHLQDLCTRPRIVGLDVHPFAVLMAQIRFVVAILPAYRKAKKSHPNYTIRRLPIYRTDTLRNERELTGADLGEDGSRQMTFDAMTEDEQDVRIPVPLPVEVDEDEAAETEDGFLVRRVRMPLFDTIQLETGVGNFGEYFAALQGVLDTVKDHMALAEEFGDDFDWTYQSGLAERINYHTEREYSGVEEFFAPYVDDMLENVRYLKEEHNDGRLFKMFEDTVLALVVKNYMEYDYVVGNPPYVRIQNLPDSQKRMMNQLYESTTGNYDIYGPFYERGLEWLSEDTGKLGYITPNQFMTTDYGEGLRRVLLRESRINEVYDFRDSGVFEDAKNYPAIVILEDEPDANERKENEIRCVRVKGDTKEPTNRSLDTAILESVRQHRDDPGYEDEFINVFDHPQGDLDDGYWALMPPEELNIIHKMDEASDASVGDVTDSVFAGTQTSANDVFLVTPIDADRISADDTGSTVTVVPKGESREYEVETDTLRPWLQGRDINRWRGDWSGEHAIVPYTLDRDDDGNLTSNLISQKRLENELPLTWSYLTEHRDTLESREGGRFENRGDWYGFGYPKSMTRFEDPKLICPEIAAEATFMLDEVGTWFFKAAYGVQLEDEFKSRTDTFAALLNSNALDFYLKHYTALKVDGYYKYTTNYLTPLPITWGDDEDRDEIRESVSAITTALDTDAKTERFPEAYLGNYSGELDYITYEWQTRRYPVNAEVQGDVEGDFTVQAGRSDVINDPAMYSDDREARKRRAEYVHAAVDGRKVKSGEEMTIPIPRSDDGVEELLSRLDDDCDEVAATNTEVLEEMVNEVVYDMFGITAEEQDVIEDFLETFRVY; encoded by the coding sequence ATGGCAGACTCCTCCGCTCTCCACGACTCCCTTCATTCGATTGCCCAACAAACGGACGGAGATATGAGCGAGCGCGATGTGGAGAACCTATTCCTCGAATACGGGTTCTATGACGCGCTCGACTACGAGGGAACGGGAACAGATCTCCGGAGTGAGTTCACTCTCCCCGATGACCGCCGTCCCGACTACATCACGCTCGACTCCAACGAAGCCGTGACAGCGGTCTACGAGTTCAAGACGACCGGACGCGATTTGCCGCCCCACGAATCGCAGTTATTCCACTATATGGATTACCTCCGGGCAGAATACGGGGTCTTGACGAACGGAGAGGAACTGCGTCTCTATCAGCGTGGTGAGGACCGTCCGCTCATCGTACTGTCGATGGGAGCTGTCACCGAGAGTGAAGCCCGCGATCTCGTAAGCGCACTCCAAAAGCGGGAGTTCGATCTCACGAACCCAGAGGACGTGAATCAGTTCCTCGAAGATCTCGATCCCATCCCACTCGACGCACAAGCGGCACTCGGACAGGAACACTTCTTCGACACCTTCCGCCTCGAAGAGGGTAGTCCGTTCGCTGACCTCGTGACGGGGATGATGGACCTCCTCGAAGAACTCCGCGATGATCGAGAGGCGAAGTTCGTGAAGGGAGCCTACGACTTCTGGGAGGCGACCTACGCGAGCGAACCCGACGAGGTTCCGAACTCGTGGGAGCCGTTCATCGACGGGAATCAGTCCCTTCGGGACTTTATGTTCTGTCTCGAAAGCGGCCACGCCCTCCTCGCGCGTCTACTCCTCGCCAAAGCCACGGAGGACCACGACTTCTTCGCCGACACCGGCTACGAAGGGATGGACGAGTACTTCCGAGGATTGCAGGGGTTCGGACAAAGCATCAATCTCGATGCGTTCCCCGTCGCGGCGGATAACCTCATCGACGATATGCAGGAGCAGTTGGTCGAAGGGCTGTTCCAAGACGACATTTTCGTGTGGTGGACCGACGGATACAAGGAGGAGATCTCTCGGCACCACGAGACGGGAGCGAGTCAGTTCAGGGCCGTAGCCCGAGGCCGCGGCGATGAAGGTGGAATCACCCGAATCAGCGAAGCGACACGCAACCGATTCAGCCGCGCCGTCGCCGAGCTGTTCTTCAACGTTCTCCGGTTCGACTTCGCCGACGTAGAAGGCGACCTTCTCGGGGATCTCTATCAGCGGTACTTCGATCCGGAGACGCGGAAGGCACTCGGGGAGTTCTACACCCCTCAGCCGGTTATCGACTACATTATGGACGGCGTCGGGTACGAACGCGGCGTCTCGAACCAGCGCCTCATCGACCCGGCCTGTGGGTCCGGAACATTCCTTGTCGAAGCTGTCGAGCGGTATCTGACGGACGTAGAACGTTACGAGGACGACCCGGACTGGAAGGAACACCTCCAAGACCTCTGTACGCGACCTCGGATAGTCGGCCTCGATGTTCACCCGTTTGCCGTCCTGATGGCACAGATTCGCTTCGTCGTCGCGATTCTCCCGGCGTACCGCAAAGCGAAAAAGAGCCATCCCAATTACACCATCCGCCGGCTCCCGATCTATCGGACAGATACCCTCCGAAACGAGCGCGAACTGACCGGGGCAGATCTCGGTGAGGATGGCTCACGACAGATGACGTTCGACGCGATGACCGAAGACGAGCAGGACGTTCGGATTCCTGTTCCCCTTCCCGTAGAGGTTGACGAGGACGAAGCCGCCGAAACGGAAGACGGGTTCCTCGTCCGTCGTGTTCGGATGCCGCTGTTCGACACGATACAGTTAGAGACGGGTGTGGGGAACTTCGGGGAGTATTTCGCGGCTCTCCAAGGCGTGCTGGACACGGTAAAGGACCATATGGCCCTCGCGGAGGAGTTCGGCGACGACTTCGACTGGACGTACCAGAGCGGCCTCGCGGAACGGATCAACTACCACACGGAGCGGGAATACTCCGGTGTGGAGGAGTTCTTCGCACCCTACGTGGACGATATGCTCGAAAACGTTCGCTACCTCAAGGAGGAACACAACGACGGGCGACTGTTCAAGATGTTCGAGGACACGGTGCTGGCCCTCGTGGTGAAGAATTATATGGAGTACGACTACGTCGTGGGCAACCCTCCCTACGTCCGTATCCAAAATCTCCCGGATAGTCAGAAGCGGATGATGAACCAATTGTACGAGTCCACAACCGGGAACTACGATATTTACGGCCCGTTCTATGAGCGTGGTCTTGAGTGGTTATCTGAGGATACGGGAAAACTCGGGTATATCACTCCGAATCAGTTTATGACTACGGACTACGGCGAGGGGCTTCGACGTGTGTTGTTGCGTGAAAGCCGAATCAACGAGGTGTACGACTTCCGCGACTCGGGTGTCTTCGAGGATGCGAAGAATTACCCGGCTATCGTCATCCTTGAAGACGAACCGGACGCGAACGAGCGAAAAGAGAATGAAATCCGGTGTGTGCGTGTGAAGGGTGATACGAAAGAACCCACGAACCGGAGCCTCGATACAGCAATTCTCGAATCAGTCCGTCAGCACCGTGACGACCCCGGATATGAAGACGAGTTCATCAACGTTTTCGATCATCCACAGGGTGACTTGGATGACGGATATTGGGCGCTGATGCCGCCGGAGGAACTGAATATCATTCACAAGATGGACGAGGCAAGTGACGCGAGTGTGGGGGATGTGACGGACTCGGTTTTTGCTGGAACACAGACCAGCGCGAACGACGTGTTCCTCGTCACGCCGATTGATGCCGACCGAATTTCTGCCGACGATACAGGTAGCACGGTCACAGTTGTTCCGAAAGGAGAGAGCCGAGAGTACGAGGTTGAAACAGATACGCTACGACCGTGGTTACAGGGTCGTGACATTAACCGATGGCGTGGGGATTGGTCTGGAGAACACGCAATCGTTCCGTACACGCTCGACCGAGACGACGACGGGAATCTCACCTCGAATCTAATCAGTCAGAAGAGGTTGGAGAATGAGTTACCCTTGACGTGGTCGTATCTGACGGAGCATCGGGATACATTAGAAAGCCGCGAGGGAGGGCGGTTTGAAAATCGGGGAGACTGGTACGGATTCGGGTATCCCAAGAGTATGACGCGATTTGAAGACCCGAAACTCATCTGCCCTGAAATCGCGGCAGAAGCGACGTTTATGCTGGACGAGGTCGGGACTTGGTTCTTCAAGGCCGCATACGGTGTGCAACTCGAAGATGAGTTCAAGAGCCGGACAGATACGTTCGCCGCGCTCTTGAACTCCAATGCGTTGGACTTCTACCTCAAGCATTACACGGCGCTGAAGGTCGATGGATACTACAAGTACACCACGAACTATCTCACTCCTCTTCCGATTACGTGGGGCGACGACGAAGACCGAGATGAGATTCGAGAGTCCGTATCTGCAATCACTACAGCGTTAGATACAGATGCCAAAACTGAGCGATTTCCTGAAGCGTATCTCGGGAACTACAGCGGTGAACTCGATTACATCACCTACGAATGGCAGACACGCCGGTATCCAGTCAATGCCGAAGTACAGGGCGACGTAGAGGGCGACTTCACGGTGCAGGCAGGCCGGTCGGACGTAATCAACGACCCGGCGATGTACTCCGACGACCGCGAAGCCCGGAAGCGCCGCGCCGAGTACGTTCACGCCGCCGTAGATGGCCGCAAAGTCAAGAGCGGCGAAGAAATGACCATTCCCATCCCCCGAAGCGACGACGGCGTAGAAGAACTGCTGAGCCGTCTCGATGATGATTGCGATGAGGTGGCGGCTACTAATACCGAGGTACTGGAGGAAATGGTAAATGAAGTCGTCTATGATATGTTCGGGATTACGGCTGAGGAACAGGATGTGATTGAGGACTTCTTAGAGACGTTCCGAGTGTACTGA
- a CDS encoding methyl-accepting chemotaxis protein has protein sequence MNVFSLIGGSSLLGVKSEGVGNAGKQSESPAGAGKSGDVGRADSFDVGFHAILNHIDTPIFVLDADGDVVHWNRALEQLTGESQDDARRLAREHGCSGPAFYHDGRRSKTLADKVVDAPETTDEAYGVPRIDDVGYTLYADESVMKDADGKDRHIEFSAAPVYDDDGDLEAVVEMIHDRTEDALEQEELRELVGELQSTMGAIENGNLDARASVGEAEFVSDDLLEVTDSLNEMASELEGMIEEIASVADELASTSEELSGTSEEVTASIQEIEASSSEIVNGTEDLAEKAERASANISNLSASVEEVSASADEVNDQSQRAASLTSEGVEEATTAIAQIQNAVEAADRIEDDIDALEAQMDEIGEISELISDITDETNLLALNANIEAARVSSNGNGDGDGFAVVADEIKSLAEESQERTEEITAIIEETQERTTTVADRIDETTSEITDGAEAVEAVVETLDDIDEAVDRASDGVNEISEAVQSQATEAEEVSVVVEDTSAMSEEIASSINQISAGVEQQSSAIEEVSEMAQQVSHSGRELHEQVARFDTERASGTGASAD, from the coding sequence ATGAACGTGTTTTCGCTGATCGGGGGTTCGAGCCTTCTGGGAGTGAAGTCCGAGGGCGTCGGCAACGCAGGGAAACAGTCCGAATCGCCGGCCGGGGCCGGAAAAAGCGGCGACGTCGGCAGAGCCGATAGCTTCGACGTCGGGTTTCACGCGATTCTCAATCACATCGACACGCCCATCTTCGTCCTGGACGCCGACGGCGACGTCGTCCACTGGAACCGCGCCCTCGAACAGCTGACCGGCGAGAGCCAGGACGACGCGCGGCGGCTCGCCCGCGAACACGGCTGTTCCGGTCCGGCGTTCTACCACGACGGCCGGCGGTCGAAGACGCTCGCGGACAAGGTCGTCGACGCGCCCGAGACGACGGACGAGGCGTACGGCGTGCCCCGGATCGACGACGTGGGCTACACGCTCTACGCCGACGAGAGCGTGATGAAGGACGCCGACGGGAAGGACCGTCACATCGAGTTCAGCGCGGCCCCCGTCTACGACGACGACGGTGACCTGGAGGCCGTCGTCGAGATGATCCACGACCGGACCGAAGACGCCCTGGAGCAGGAGGAACTCCGGGAGCTCGTCGGCGAGCTCCAGTCGACGATGGGCGCGATCGAGAACGGCAACCTCGACGCTCGGGCCTCCGTGGGCGAAGCGGAGTTCGTCAGCGACGACCTGCTCGAAGTCACCGACAGCCTCAACGAGATGGCGTCCGAGCTGGAGGGGATGATCGAGGAGATCGCCTCCGTCGCCGACGAGCTGGCCTCGACCAGCGAGGAACTGAGCGGCACGAGCGAGGAGGTCACCGCCTCCATCCAGGAGATCGAAGCGTCCAGCAGCGAGATCGTGAACGGGACCGAGGACCTCGCGGAGAAGGCAGAGCGGGCCAGCGCGAACATCTCCAACCTCTCGGCGTCGGTCGAGGAGGTCAGCGCCTCGGCCGACGAGGTCAACGACCAGTCCCAGCGGGCGGCGTCGCTGACCTCGGAGGGCGTCGAGGAGGCGACGACCGCGATAGCGCAGATACAGAACGCGGTGGAGGCCGCCGACCGGATCGAAGACGACATCGACGCGCTGGAGGCACAGATGGACGAGATCGGCGAGATCTCCGAGCTCATCTCCGACATCACCGACGAGACGAACCTCCTGGCGCTGAACGCCAACATCGAGGCCGCACGCGTCAGTTCGAACGGGAACGGCGACGGCGACGGGTTCGCCGTCGTCGCCGACGAGATCAAGTCGCTGGCCGAAGAGTCCCAAGAGCGGACCGAAGAGATCACGGCGATCATCGAAGAGACACAGGAGCGGACGACGACCGTCGCCGACCGGATCGACGAGACGACCTCGGAGATCACAGACGGCGCCGAGGCGGTCGAGGCGGTCGTCGAGACGCTCGACGACATCGACGAGGCGGTGGATCGGGCCAGCGACGGCGTGAACGAGATCAGCGAGGCGGTCCAGTCACAGGCCACCGAAGCCGAGGAAGTGAGCGTCGTCGTCGAGGACACCTCCGCGATGTCGGAGGAGATCGCCAGTTCGATAAACCAGATTTCGGCCGGCGTCGAACAGCAGTCGTCGGCGATAGAGGAGGTCTCGGAGATGGCCCAACAGGTGAGCCACTCCGGACGGGAACTCCACGAACAGGTGGCGCGGTTCGACACGGAGCGAGCGTCTGGCACCGGCGCCAGCGCCGATTGA
- a CDS encoding DNA-methyltransferase, with the protein METRHRTVVGDAGAMSAVADDAVDLVVTSPPYPMIELWDEQFAAQSDAVASALDAADGERAFEAMHDVLDAVWREIARALRPGGIAAVVVGDATRSLGDRFRVYPNHARVLDAFESLGFDPLPDVLWRKPTNGAAKFMGSGMVPPNAYVTLEHEHVLLFRNGPARRAFDPGETRRYESAYFWEERNRWFSDVWTDVRGARQARAQGGDTAPTASAAPNDTDAARDRTAAFPFEIPYRLVCMYSVYGDTVLDPFLGTGTTALAAMVAGRDSVGYELDADILAALDERVADLPERSERVATDRLEAHRDFVEERRADGETFGYEAAHYDFPVRTRQEREILFRTVEDVTRTDDGYRVAYDPVESC; encoded by the coding sequence GTGGAGACTCGCCACCGCACGGTCGTCGGCGACGCGGGCGCGATGTCGGCGGTCGCCGACGACGCCGTCGACCTGGTCGTGACCTCGCCGCCGTATCCGATGATCGAGCTGTGGGACGAGCAGTTCGCGGCGCAGTCCGACGCGGTCGCGTCGGCCCTGGACGCCGCCGACGGCGAGCGGGCGTTCGAGGCGATGCACGACGTACTCGACGCCGTCTGGCGGGAGATCGCCCGCGCGCTCCGGCCGGGCGGCATCGCGGCCGTCGTCGTCGGCGACGCGACCCGGAGCCTCGGGGACCGCTTTCGGGTGTATCCGAACCACGCGCGGGTGCTCGACGCGTTCGAGTCGCTCGGGTTCGACCCGCTCCCGGACGTGCTGTGGCGGAAGCCGACGAACGGCGCGGCGAAGTTCATGGGCAGCGGGATGGTCCCGCCGAACGCCTACGTGACGCTCGAACACGAACACGTCCTCCTCTTCCGGAACGGCCCCGCGAGGCGCGCGTTCGATCCGGGCGAGACGCGCCGCTACGAGTCGGCGTACTTCTGGGAGGAGCGGAACCGGTGGTTCTCGGACGTCTGGACCGACGTGCGGGGCGCGCGACAGGCGCGGGCGCAGGGCGGCGATACCGCCCCGACCGCCTCGGCGGCCCCGAACGACACCGACGCGGCGCGCGACCGCACGGCGGCGTTCCCCTTCGAGATCCCCTACCGGCTGGTCTGTATGTACTCGGTCTACGGGGACACCGTCCTCGATCCGTTCCTGGGCACCGGGACGACCGCGCTGGCGGCGATGGTCGCCGGCCGCGACTCCGTCGGCTACGAACTCGACGCCGACATCCTCGCGGCGTTAGACGAGCGCGTCGCCGACCTCCCGGAGCGATCCGAGCGGGTCGCGACCGATCGGCTGGAGGCCCACCGCGACTTCGTCGAGGAGCGCCGCGCCGACGGCGAGACGTTCGGCTACGAGGCCGCACACTACGACTTCCCGGTCCGGACACGGCAGGAGCGGGAGATCCTGTTCAGGACCGTCGAGGACGTGACCCGGACCGACGACGGGTACCGCGTCGCGTACGACCCGGTCGAATCCTGCTGA
- a CDS encoding response regulator — translation MVGGKVSNGVAGAIRVLHVDDDPGLADLAAEFLERADDRITVETATDAEEGCARLDERRFDCVVSDYDMPGRNGIDFLEDVRERDPNLPFILFTGKGSEEIASEAISAGVTDYLQKETGTDQYAVLANRVANAVEHDRSRRRVERSERRLREIIDALPHLLYVVTEDGTYSMANESLARFHDTTVEEIEGARLEAVLGSDGAAWFREHLQTVLETGEPKQLPAMPLSASDDDDVHLFETRLFPYTFSETDTRTVLGIAVDVTEREEREERLNALVERFESLQVAARKLVRADDREEIARILAETLDEVFEYPHTVVRYYDDGLLRPVVITEAVREEMGERPAYRVGEGLPGEVFETREARRFDDISDRDDGIDRGGHRSAMYLPIGSHGTLTVGEAEAGAFDESDQALVETLLHHAEAVLDQLDQQAALECQNERLEEVISLISHDLRNPLNVAAGSLELAVETDDLEHLDTAAQAHERMRELIEDVLALAREGDSVGEYEPVSIPAVVEACWRNVDTAEATLRVETERTIRADRTRLRHLLENLFRNAAEHGSTGGQPSADDASERVDTGVTVTVGDIEDDPGFYVADDGPGIPPDERERVFESGYSTATRGTGFGLAIVRRIATAHGWEVALTDSEAGGARFEITGVEFAE, via the coding sequence ATGGTAGGGGGGAAGGTCTCGAACGGGGTCGCCGGAGCGATCCGCGTCCTCCACGTCGACGACGATCCGGGGCTCGCAGATCTCGCCGCGGAGTTCCTGGAGCGCGCGGACGACCGCATCACCGTCGAGACCGCGACGGACGCCGAGGAGGGCTGTGCGCGCCTCGACGAGCGCCGCTTCGACTGCGTCGTCTCCGACTACGATATGCCCGGCCGGAACGGGATCGACTTCCTCGAAGACGTCCGCGAGCGTGACCCGAACCTCCCGTTCATCCTCTTCACGGGCAAGGGCTCCGAGGAGATCGCGAGCGAGGCGATCTCGGCGGGCGTCACCGACTACCTCCAGAAGGAGACCGGGACCGACCAGTACGCCGTGCTGGCGAACCGCGTCGCGAACGCGGTCGAACACGACCGGTCTCGCCGGCGCGTCGAGCGGAGCGAGCGGCGGCTCCGGGAGATCATCGACGCGCTCCCGCACCTCCTGTATGTCGTCACGGAAGACGGCACCTACTCGATGGCGAACGAGTCGCTGGCGCGGTTCCACGACACCACCGTCGAGGAGATCGAGGGCGCGCGGCTGGAGGCGGTGCTCGGCTCGGACGGCGCCGCGTGGTTCCGCGAGCACCTCCAGACGGTACTCGAAACCGGCGAGCCGAAGCAGCTCCCGGCGATGCCGCTTTCGGCGTCGGACGACGACGACGTCCACCTCTTCGAGACGCGGCTGTTCCCCTACACCTTCAGCGAGACCGACACGCGAACGGTGCTCGGCATCGCGGTCGACGTCACCGAGCGTGAGGAGCGCGAGGAGCGACTGAACGCGCTCGTCGAGCGGTTCGAGTCGCTCCAGGTGGCCGCGCGAAAGCTCGTCCGCGCCGACGACCGGGAGGAGATCGCACGGATTCTGGCCGAGACGCTCGATGAGGTCTTCGAGTACCCGCACACGGTCGTCCGCTACTACGACGACGGGCTGTTGCGGCCCGTCGTGATCACCGAGGCCGTCCGCGAGGAAATGGGCGAACGCCCCGCCTATCGGGTCGGTGAGGGGCTCCCGGGGGAGGTGTTCGAGACGAGAGAGGCCCGCCGCTTCGACGACATCTCCGACCGCGACGACGGGATCGATCGGGGGGGCCACCGATCGGCGATGTACCTCCCGATCGGCTCCCACGGGACGCTCACCGTCGGCGAGGCCGAGGCGGGGGCCTTCGACGAGTCCGATCAGGCCCTGGTCGAAACGCTCCTTCACCACGCGGAGGCGGTGCTGGACCAGCTGGACCAACAGGCCGCGCTCGAATGCCAGAACGAGCGGTTGGAGGAAGTCATCAGCCTGATCTCACACGACCTCCGGAATCCGCTGAACGTCGCCGCGGGCTCGCTGGAGCTGGCGGTCGAGACGGACGACCTGGAACACCTCGACACCGCCGCGCAGGCCCACGAGCGGATGCGGGAACTGATCGAGGACGTGCTCGCGCTCGCGCGGGAGGGCGACTCCGTCGGGGAGTACGAGCCCGTCTCGATCCCGGCGGTCGTCGAAGCGTGCTGGCGGAACGTCGACACCGCCGAGGCGACGCTCCGAGTCGAGACCGAGCGCACGATCAGAGCCGATCGGACTCGGCTCCGACACCTCCTCGAGAACCTCTTTCGAAACGCCGCGGAACACGGTTCCACGGGCGGTCAGCCGTCGGCCGACGACGCCTCGGAGCGCGTCGATACCGGCGTGACGGTGACGGTCGGGGACATCGAAGACGACCCGGGATTCTACGTCGCCGACGACGGCCCCGGCATCCCGCCCGACGAGCGCGAGCGCGTCTTCGAGAGCGGCTACTCCACCGCGACGAGGGGCACCGGCTTCGGGCTCGCGATCGTCCGGCGGATCGCAACGGCCCACGGCTGGGAGGTCGCGTTGACAGACAGCGAGGCGGGCGGCGCCCGCTTCGAGATCACCGGCGTCGAGTTCGCCGAGTGA